The DNA window GCCGGCGTTGGTGTAACCCACCAGGGCGGCGCAGGGGGTCTCCAGGCGCGAGCTGCGCTGCTCCAGCATGACCTCCTGAACCTTTTTCAGATCGCGTCTGAGCTCGGCCTGCTTGTCGCGAATTTTGCGCCGTTCCAGCTCCACCGCACTCTCGCCCACATCCCGGCCGCCACGGCGCTGACGATCGCCGCCGTGTTCGCGGCGCACCCTGGGGCTGAGGTAATTCAGCCGCGCCAGTTCCACCTGCAGGCGGGCGGTTTTGCTGCTGGCATGGCGGCTGAAGATCTCGATTATGATGCCGGTGCGATCGAACACCTGCACCCCCAGCACATCTTCGACATTGCGCAGCTGCATCGGGCTGAGATCGCAATCGAACACCACCACGTTGGCCTGCTGACTGTGTTTCGCACTGTTTGACGAACCATGCGCCTTGCTGAGGAATTCCTCCAGCCCCTGCTCGTCGATATTGGCCAGCGAGTCCTCAGTGTCCTCATCCAGTTCCCCCGTCATGCGCGCCAACTCTTCCAACTTGCCGGCCCCCAGCACAGACAGGCGTTTGGTGGAATTCTGCCTCTGGGTTTGGGTGGAATAAACGGAAAATCCCAAAGTGCCGACCAGCCGCGCCAACTCCGCCAGGGAGCTGTTCACCTCTTCGGTGGTCACCTGGGGCGTGCGGATGGAGATTAGCAGCGCCCGACTGCGGCCGGAAACCGACTCTGACGAGCGCTGACTGTCCAGCGATG is part of the Shewanella cyperi genome and encodes:
- the hflX gene encoding GTPase HflX, producing the protein MSSSKLSSPSAASSLDSQRSSESVSGRSRALLISIRTPQVTTEEVNSSLAELARLVGTLGFSVYSTQTQRQNSTKRLSVLGAGKLEELARMTGELDEDTEDSLANIDEQGLEEFLSKAHGSSNSAKHSQQANVVVFDCDLSPMQLRNVEDVLGVQVFDRTGIIIEIFSRHASSKTARLQVELARLNYLSPRVRREHGGDRQRRGGRDVGESAVELERRKIRDKQAELRRDLKKVQEVMLEQRSSRLETPCAALVGYTNAGKSSLMRALTGSDVLVENKLFATLDTTVRALSPQTQPRILVSDTVGFINKLPYDLVPAFHSTLEEAKDASVLLYVVDASDRDFRLQLHVVQQVLAQLKLGSKDSLLLLNKVDCLTDAERQELAHEFPQAMQISALDPADVARVHQAIVAAIAAQMLSACFDIPYAASAIMGEIHGKMQVVEEEYHESGIRLTIRARGADLDRLIKMLQR